One Novosphingobium sp. EMRT-2 DNA segment encodes these proteins:
- a CDS encoding terminase large subunit domain-containing protein, with protein MADFAVRDELQRLINFHPYQWKWLQDRSRFKAGMFARQTGKTFTSCAELVDDCIEAELARKRTRWVILSRGERQAMEAMTENVKPMTRAFWELYNGLKGAPPEVQEGEWRSEETGATYRAFEVEFPGGSRITALPANPDTARGFSANVLLDEFAFHAKSKAIWGALFPVISKGWKLRVVSTPNGKGNKFYEIMTANPSIWSRHIVDIYDAVRQGLDRNVEELKAALNDADLWAQEFELKWLDEATAWLDFDLINAVETESYGRFKVVEYTGEIITAEREYGEELRPTNGEVFVGMDIARKKDLTCIWVAVKIGDTLYPREIITMRRAPFRAQLAELARVVNRDRASRVAIDQTGMGEPFVEAAQDLLGRSRVEGVIFSMVRKFAMASLLKDAMEDRKFRIPVGDMLLRDDLHSITKAFTATGGVRLVHDGESDGHGDRFWAAALCVSAANDNAAPIDVHRLPDSRLTAEEMIINTTGFGTIRRRASGLFF; from the coding sequence ATGGCCGACTTCGCGGTCCGTGACGAGCTGCAACGGCTCATCAACTTCCACCCCTACCAGTGGAAGTGGTTGCAGGACCGCAGCCGGTTCAAGGCTGGCATGTTCGCGCGTCAGACGGGCAAGACCTTCACGTCCTGCGCCGAGCTGGTCGATGACTGCATCGAAGCGGAGCTGGCGCGCAAGCGTACCCGCTGGGTGATCCTCTCGCGCGGCGAACGCCAGGCCATGGAGGCCATGACCGAGAACGTGAAGCCGATGACGCGCGCGTTCTGGGAGCTTTACAACGGGCTGAAGGGCGCGCCGCCGGAAGTGCAGGAGGGCGAATGGCGTTCCGAAGAGACCGGCGCCACCTATCGCGCGTTCGAGGTGGAATTTCCGGGCGGCTCGCGCATCACCGCGCTGCCCGCCAATCCGGACACCGCGCGCGGTTTCTCGGCCAACGTCCTGCTCGACGAATTTGCGTTCCACGCCAAGTCCAAGGCGATCTGGGGCGCGCTGTTCCCCGTGATCTCCAAGGGCTGGAAACTGCGCGTTGTTTCCACGCCGAATGGCAAGGGCAACAAGTTCTACGAGATCATGACGGCCAACCCGTCGATCTGGTCGCGCCATATCGTCGATATCTACGACGCGGTCAGGCAGGGCCTCGACCGCAACGTCGAGGAACTGAAGGCCGCGCTGAACGACGCGGACCTGTGGGCGCAGGAATTCGAGCTGAAGTGGCTCGACGAAGCTACCGCGTGGCTTGATTTCGATCTGATCAACGCCGTTGAAACCGAGAGCTATGGCCGTTTCAAGGTCGTTGAATACACCGGCGAGATCATCACCGCCGAGCGGGAGTATGGCGAGGAACTGCGGCCCACGAACGGCGAAGTCTTCGTCGGCATGGATATCGCCCGCAAGAAAGACCTTACCTGCATCTGGGTAGCGGTGAAGATCGGCGACACGCTTTACCCGCGCGAGATCATCACCATGCGCCGCGCACCGTTCCGCGCGCAGCTGGCAGAGCTGGCGCGCGTGGTGAACCGCGACCGGGCATCGCGCGTTGCGATCGACCAGACCGGCATGGGCGAACCGTTCGTGGAAGCCGCCCAGGACTTGCTCGGCCGCTCGCGCGTGGAAGGCGTCATCTTTTCCATGGTCCGCAAGTTCGCGATGGCCTCGCTGCTCAAGGACGCCATGGAGGATCGCAAGTTCCGCATCCCGGTTGGCGACATGCTGCTGCGGGACGATCTGCACTCGATCACCAAGGCATTCACCGCCACCGGCGGCGTGCGCCTGGTCCACGATGGCGAAAGCGATGGTCACGGTGACCGGTTCTGGGCGGCGGCGCTGTGCGTATCGGCCGCGAACGACAATGCCGCGCCGATCGACGTGCATCGGCTCCCGGACTCGCGGCTGACCGCTGAAGAAATGATCATCAACACCACCGGCTTCGGAACCATCCGGCGCCGGGCCAGCGGGCTGTTCTTCTGA
- a CDS encoding capsid cement protein has translation MSKTVLFSMTALASAAVSANRFVGLLTGAHCAAGAKPQGVSCYAAAVGEAFEVDVYGTRMVEAGDIIAPGAEVKSDATGRAIPRAGAGEIGGYAISGASAAGQLIEVLLRF, from the coding sequence ATGTCCAAGACTGTTCTGTTTTCCATGACCGCCCTCGCCTCGGCAGCGGTTTCCGCCAATCGCTTTGTCGGCCTGCTGACCGGCGCGCATTGCGCGGCCGGTGCCAAGCCGCAGGGCGTGTCCTGCTATGCCGCCGCCGTGGGCGAAGCCTTCGAGGTCGATGTGTACGGCACGCGCATGGTCGAGGCCGGTGACATCATCGCGCCCGGCGCGGAGGTGAAGTCCGATGCCACCGGCAGGGCGATCCCGCGAGCCGGCGCTGGCGAAATCGGAGGTTACGCTATCAGCGGTGCTTCCGCTGCCGGCCAGCTGATTGAGGTGCTGTTGCGGTTTTAG
- a CDS encoding helix-turn-helix domain-containing protein, producing MDDMHPEDIKAAIRKRGTTLADLAAANGVSKQALGLAINARVSARCEGIIADFLERPASEIWPSRYGKDGQRIKMRRAA from the coding sequence ATGGACGATATGCACCCCGAGGACATCAAGGCCGCAATCAGAAAGCGAGGCACTACTCTCGCTGATTTGGCTGCGGCCAATGGTGTCAGCAAACAGGCACTTGGCCTTGCCATCAACGCACGCGTTTCAGCGCGTTGCGAGGGCATCATCGCGGACTTTCTTGAACGTCCCGCGTCGGAAATCTGGCCGAGCCGGTACGGAAAAGACGGCCAGCGCATCAAGATGCGGCGGGCAGCCTGA
- a CDS encoding AAA family ATPase, with amino-acid sequence MHDLANQPTLDFGDHSPGQGQAQLTNMALCLKTLIDCRESDNPSARMGIFHGFSGYGKTVAAAFSAARTGAAYIQAQELWTRKTLLDVLAAELGIARPKRVAADLLRQIIEQLNRQPVDLIVDEMDYLANKGLVNTLRDIHDGTNIAILMIGEEALPAKLKAWERFDNRIVATTAALPASYDDAIKLRDHYCHRIRIADDLAELFRVHCKGVTRRIVNNLQAAQKLAAEEGIANINAAWWGDRPVRTGDVITRKAA; translated from the coding sequence ATGCATGATCTTGCCAACCAGCCCACTCTTGATTTCGGCGATCACTCGCCGGGGCAGGGGCAGGCGCAGCTCACCAACATGGCGCTGTGCCTCAAGACGCTGATCGACTGCCGCGAAAGCGACAATCCGTCCGCGCGCATGGGCATCTTCCATGGGTTCTCGGGCTACGGAAAGACGGTCGCCGCCGCCTTCAGCGCGGCGCGGACCGGCGCGGCCTATATCCAGGCGCAGGAACTCTGGACCCGCAAGACGCTGCTGGACGTGCTGGCGGCCGAACTCGGCATCGCCCGGCCGAAGCGTGTGGCGGCCGATCTGCTGCGCCAGATCATCGAGCAGCTCAACCGCCAACCCGTCGATCTGATCGTGGACGAGATGGATTACCTCGCGAACAAGGGGCTGGTTAACACCCTGCGCGACATCCACGACGGCACGAACATCGCCATCCTGATGATCGGCGAAGAGGCGCTGCCGGCGAAGCTGAAGGCGTGGGAGCGGTTCGACAACCGCATCGTCGCCACTACGGCTGCGCTGCCTGCCTCCTATGACGATGCGATCAAGCTGCGCGATCACTATTGCCACCGTATCCGCATTGCCGATGACTTGGCCGAACTGTTCCGGGTGCACTGCAAGGGCGTTACGCGCCGCATCGTCAACAACCTGCAGGCCGCCCAAAAGCTCGCGGCCGAAGAAGGCATAGCCAACATCAACGCCGCATGGTGGGGCGATCGTCCGGTGCGCACCGGCGACGTGATCACGCGCAAGGCGGCCTGA
- a CDS encoding Mu transposase C-terminal domain-containing protein has translation MPDALWLTAREIADLRLAGLPTTERGVRKRAEAEAWQWKRRADLGGGRAYCALALPDAARDDFVSRQTDAVKATARQRGRPKGTGFFDRHPDIADAVEAMIAEQRRPAATVLKLLRAFNFGELPHLRVLQLFMRDLEERKKVLFTALRDPDGYKSSYRPALGRMDATVGYAHEMWEIDTTKADVHCTDGRWSVLGIIDRWSRRARFLVVASESAQSVRRMLVTTIAAWGVMPEVLKVDNGSGFINASIGTALDLLGITLDPCLPGTPEDKPHVERLFGTFMRERAALLPGFAGHNVAQAQKLRAKAKKKTGRAEITASISGAELQTILDAWVDGEYHQRTHSSLKMSPMERWQRSPQPARAAPGERELKLALSAYVGTATVTKRGVRWKNGRYWSPRLVEWMGKPVHVRRDEDDLGALFLFDANGNYIDTVVDAARSGMTEQQFAMAARNQMQAHMSAAKAELRAKQRLYSFDTARDELLRAEAEAAGKLAHLPPPTVRHVTPAIASIAATPEAPVDRAQLDAVMRRTEQVAAPARTVEQKVAEADAVIAADKRGDAVEPDALRRAQLYAGTSEYRAHKMTFVDFQRAGPAAPRRQQGAA, from the coding sequence GTGCCTGATGCCCTCTGGCTTACCGCGCGCGAGATCGCGGACCTGCGCCTTGCCGGCCTGCCGACCACCGAACGCGGCGTCCGCAAGCGGGCCGAAGCCGAGGCATGGCAGTGGAAGCGCCGCGCCGATCTCGGGGGCGGACGGGCCTACTGCGCGCTGGCGCTGCCAGACGCCGCCCGCGATGATTTCGTTTCGCGGCAGACCGATGCGGTCAAGGCCACGGCACGTCAGCGCGGGCGACCGAAAGGCACCGGCTTTTTTGACCGTCATCCGGACATTGCCGATGCGGTCGAGGCGATGATCGCCGAACAGCGGCGCCCAGCGGCGACCGTCCTCAAGCTGCTACGCGCCTTCAATTTCGGTGAACTGCCGCATCTGCGCGTGCTTCAGCTGTTCATGCGTGATCTCGAAGAGCGTAAGAAAGTCCTCTTCACCGCCTTGCGCGATCCGGATGGCTACAAGTCGTCCTATCGCCCCGCGCTCGGCCGTATGGATGCAACCGTCGGTTACGCCCACGAAATGTGGGAGATCGATACGACCAAGGCCGACGTGCACTGCACCGATGGCCGCTGGTCGGTGCTGGGCATAATTGATCGCTGGAGCCGCCGCGCCCGCTTCCTCGTTGTCGCGTCGGAAAGCGCGCAGTCGGTCCGGCGCATGCTGGTCACCACGATCGCGGCGTGGGGCGTCATGCCCGAAGTGCTGAAGGTCGATAACGGCTCGGGCTTTATCAACGCGTCGATCGGCACCGCCCTCGATCTGCTGGGCATCACGCTCGACCCCTGCCTGCCGGGCACGCCGGAAGACAAGCCGCACGTCGAGCGCCTCTTTGGGACGTTCATGCGGGAACGCGCGGCGCTTCTGCCGGGCTTCGCCGGGCACAATGTCGCGCAGGCGCAGAAGCTGCGCGCCAAGGCCAAGAAGAAGACCGGCCGCGCCGAGATCACCGCCAGCATCAGCGGCGCCGAGCTGCAGACCATTCTGGATGCGTGGGTTGATGGCGAATACCATCAGCGCACGCATTCCAGCCTGAAGATGTCACCGATGGAACGGTGGCAGCGCAGCCCGCAGCCGGCGCGCGCCGCACCGGGTGAACGCGAACTGAAGCTGGCCCTCTCGGCCTATGTCGGCACGGCCACTGTCACCAAGCGCGGCGTGCGCTGGAAGAACGGTCGCTACTGGTCGCCGCGTCTCGTCGAATGGATGGGCAAGCCGGTCCACGTTCGCCGTGACGAGGACGATCTCGGCGCGCTGTTCCTGTTCGACGCGAACGGCAATTACATCGACACTGTGGTCGATGCCGCACGGTCCGGCATGACCGAACAGCAATTCGCCATGGCCGCCCGCAACCAGATGCAGGCGCACATGAGCGCGGCCAAGGCGGAACTGCGCGCCAAGCAACGGCTCTATAGCTTTGACACAGCGCGCGACGAGCTGCTGCGCGCCGAGGCCGAAGCGGCGGGCAAGCTGGCACATCTGCCGCCGCCGACCGTCCGCCACGTCACCCCGGCCATCGCCAGCATCGCGGCCACGCCGGAAGCGCCGGTCGATCGCGCGCAGCTCGATGCCGTCATGCGCCGCACCGAACAGGTCGCGGCACCGGCCCGCACGGTCGAACAGAAGGTCGCCGAAGCCGATGCCGTCATCGCCGCGGACAAGCGCGGGGATGCGGTGGAGCCGGACGCACTGCGCCGGGCGCAGCTCTACGCGGGCACCAGCGAATACCGCGCCCACAAGATGACCTTCGTCGATTTCCAGCGCGCCGGCCCTGCCGCGCCGCGCCGCCAGCAGGGCGCCGCCTGA
- a CDS encoding regulatory protein GemA, giving the protein MAKTVHVHHGRRQGKTSAERLRFYRAVRAACHANKMDDDDRKALQSRLIGKESLSDMTIGEMARLLDHLNRGHTAPAGHRAHIGKVRALWWSLYWLGLVDKSDDRAIGAFVKRQTGVSALRFLDHRHAPAVIEALKFWLEREGVQWPTSEETAAIQIETDGFTATHHERCAVINALRGRIDRHGGGSAERIAAWVEGQGYDRDRSYYDLHVAELDGLIRHLGGILRLRGE; this is encoded by the coding sequence ATGGCTAAGACCGTTCACGTCCATCATGGGCGCCGCCAGGGCAAGACCTCGGCTGAACGGCTGCGGTTCTACCGCGCCGTCCGCGCGGCCTGCCACGCCAACAAGATGGATGATGATGACCGCAAGGCGCTCCAGTCCAGATTAATCGGCAAGGAAAGCCTGTCGGACATGACTATAGGTGAGATGGCGCGCTTGCTCGATCACCTCAACCGCGGCCACACCGCCCCGGCCGGGCACCGCGCCCACATCGGTAAGGTTCGTGCGCTGTGGTGGAGCCTGTACTGGCTGGGCCTGGTCGACAAATCGGATGACCGGGCGATCGGCGCCTTCGTCAAGCGTCAGACGGGTGTCAGCGCTCTGCGTTTCCTCGACCATCGCCATGCCCCCGCCGTGATCGAGGCGCTGAAGTTTTGGCTGGAGCGTGAGGGTGTGCAGTGGCCCACCAGCGAAGAGACAGCAGCTATTCAGATCGAAACGGATGGCTTTACGGCCACCCATCACGAACGCTGCGCCGTCATCAACGCCTTGCGAGGGCGGATCGATCGCCACGGCGGCGGCAGCGCCGAACGCATCGCCGCCTGGGTCGAGGGGCAAGGCTATGATCGCGATCGGTCCTACTATGACCTGCATGTTGCTGAACTGGATGGCCTGATCCGTCACCTTGGCGGCATCCTGCGCCTGCGCGGCGAATAG
- a CDS encoding host-nuclease inhibitor Gam family protein — protein MAPPRRKAPKQEAPQTLEAAIALIAEYRDLNDTIEQLAADAGSAIARIEAERDRMAKPLEVRASAIFLQLRAWWAVAAPELTQNKRKSVPLAGCLIGERTSPPALKLRKTTMAKLVEKLVALKKAAVIRTTHKLDKPTAIKAIQAEDELGRMLGELGAYVAQGEEFFVDWPRPKPADTATTPETDE, from the coding sequence ATGGCACCACCGCGCCGCAAGGCTCCGAAGCAGGAAGCACCGCAAACCCTTGAAGCCGCCATCGCGCTGATCGCCGAATACCGCGATCTGAACGATACGATCGAACAGCTCGCCGCCGACGCTGGCAGCGCCATCGCCCGGATCGAGGCGGAACGGGATCGCATGGCGAAGCCACTGGAAGTGCGCGCCAGTGCCATCTTCCTCCAGCTTCGCGCCTGGTGGGCCGTTGCCGCGCCCGAGCTGACGCAGAACAAGCGCAAGTCGGTGCCGCTCGCCGGCTGCCTGATCGGCGAACGCACGTCGCCGCCCGCGCTGAAGCTGCGCAAGACCACGATGGCCAAGCTGGTCGAAAAGCTGGTGGCGCTGAAGAAAGCGGCAGTCATCCGCACCACGCACAAGCTGGACAAGCCCACGGCGATCAAGGCCATCCAGGCGGAAGACGAACTCGGCCGGATGCTCGGCGAACTCGGCGCCTACGTCGCCCAGGGCGAGGAATTCTTCGTCGATTGGCCGCGCCCGAAACCGGCCGACACCGCCACCACGCCTGAAACGGACGAATGA
- a CDS encoding DUF2730 family protein produces the protein MPSSLLNIMIDLWPIISAITPILFGAGFLYLRTQFPTKADFDSLARTVGDLANRLTATTTAVDHLAQEQDSAPTRIQLMEKIAAVDARVSGVERGLGSIERQLNSTNDYLKILVDRGLDR, from the coding sequence GTGCCGTCCTCCCTGCTCAATATCATGATCGACCTGTGGCCGATCATTTCCGCGATCACGCCGATCCTGTTCGGCGCCGGCTTCCTCTATCTCCGCACGCAATTCCCGACGAAGGCTGATTTCGACAGCCTGGCGCGGACCGTCGGGGATCTCGCCAACAGGCTGACGGCCACCACCACGGCCGTCGATCATCTTGCGCAGGAGCAGGACAGCGCGCCGACGCGCATCCAGCTCATGGAAAAGATCGCGGCGGTTGATGCCCGCGTAAGCGGGGTAGAGCGCGGCCTTGGCAGCATCGAGCGGCAGCTCAACTCTACCAACGATTATCTGAAAATCCTCGTGGATCGGGGGCTGGATCGATGA
- a CDS encoding S24 family peptidase: MTGKKTCKAQNENAFVAGWSAAAAARLKAAIKRFGSQDKVSASAGISRQSLVEILRFDEIAERGSRPRYKNLYAICEAIGISEDDIIADGPKVSVNLPDLSKPLSGDVQLNGEDFNLIRQYEVNVSAGPGLIPARESASDGIAFARSWLLRRGIAADLSGLVKVKGDSMAPTIPDGAMVLVQLDPHIEREGIYVFSRDGEAFVKRLMPVDVAPDGRPKSIVIMSDNPEYHPEALAGSALKDIRIVGRVRTVLADL, translated from the coding sequence ATGACAGGCAAAAAGACATGTAAAGCGCAAAATGAAAATGCGTTCGTCGCTGGCTGGTCAGCTGCGGCCGCCGCGCGCCTCAAGGCCGCGATCAAAAGGTTTGGCAGTCAGGATAAAGTGTCCGCTAGCGCGGGAATTTCACGCCAATCGCTAGTAGAAATTCTACGGTTTGACGAAATTGCCGAGCGAGGTTCACGGCCTCGCTACAAAAATCTTTACGCCATTTGCGAAGCCATTGGCATAAGTGAAGATGACATAATCGCAGACGGACCAAAGGTTTCGGTAAATCTTCCAGATTTATCGAAGCCTCTTTCTGGAGACGTTCAACTCAATGGCGAAGACTTCAATTTAATAAGGCAGTATGAAGTTAATGTATCAGCCGGACCTGGACTGATACCTGCGAGAGAGAGCGCGTCAGACGGCATCGCATTCGCTCGATCGTGGCTCCTTCGGCGCGGTATAGCCGCCGATCTATCAGGATTGGTCAAGGTCAAAGGGGACAGTATGGCTCCTACCATCCCTGATGGGGCGATGGTGCTTGTCCAACTTGATCCTCATATCGAACGCGAAGGCATTTACGTATTCAGCCGTGACGGAGAAGCCTTCGTGAAACGTCTAATGCCGGTGGACGTGGCGCCAGATGGGCGGCCGAAATCAATCGTCATCATGTCCGACAACCCAGAATATCATCCGGAGGCATTGGCGGGTTCGGCACTGAAGGACATTAGAATTGTGGGGCGCGTCAGGACGGTGCTAGCGGATTTGTAG
- a CDS encoding phage protein Gp27 family protein, whose amino-acid sequence MGRKSSIKTLPKEVQAAVVSALEAGATIDGIVEKLADLGHPRSRSAVGRYAKDYAGLAERHRDIRVVAESFAKDFGSAQNAEGKLMVQLLTSIGARMVLPLAAGDGEDLDPKAFHFLAKATKELQSAAKIDADRDARVREEGRKQAEAEMRRKLDDAGGKGELDPDALKRARRILGFAD is encoded by the coding sequence ATGGGCCGCAAATCGTCCATCAAGACCCTGCCCAAGGAAGTGCAGGCGGCCGTTGTCAGCGCGCTGGAAGCCGGCGCTACGATCGACGGCATTGTCGAGAAATTGGCCGACCTCGGCCATCCCCGTTCACGCTCGGCCGTGGGCCGCTACGCGAAGGACTATGCCGGCCTCGCCGAACGGCACCGCGATATCCGCGTGGTGGCCGAGAGCTTCGCCAAGGACTTCGGCAGCGCGCAGAACGCCGAAGGCAAGCTCATGGTCCAGCTGCTCACCAGCATCGGTGCGCGCATGGTCCTGCCGTTGGCGGCCGGCGACGGCGAAGACCTCGACCCGAAGGCGTTCCATTTTCTGGCCAAGGCCACGAAGGAACTGCAGTCGGCCGCGAAGATCGACGCCGATCGCGACGCCCGCGTCCGCGAGGAAGGCCGCAAGCAGGCCGAAGCGGAAATGCGCCGGAAGCTGGACGATGCCGGTGGCAAGGGCGAGCTTGACCCCGATGCGCTGAAGCGTGCCCGTCGCATCCTCGGATTTGCCGACTGA
- a CDS encoding LexA family transcriptional regulator, with translation MTPQQRRALDFIEQYYADRRIAPSLKEIAAHLGTKSRTRAHEAVAALVRDGHLVKTHGGRRNIAPAQIQLDRFTTAALRAELQRRETAHG, from the coding sequence ATGACCCCGCAGCAACGCCGCGCGCTCGATTTCATCGAGCAGTACTACGCCGATCGCCGCATCGCCCCCTCGTTGAAGGAGATCGCGGCGCATCTTGGCACCAAGTCCCGCACCCGCGCTCACGAAGCGGTCGCGGCCCTCGTGCGCGATGGGCATCTGGTCAAAACCCATGGCGGTCGCCGCAACATCGCGCCCGCCCAAATCCAGCTCGATCGCTTCACGACCGCAGCCTTGCGCGCCGAGCTGCAGCGCCGGGAGACCGCCCATGGCTAA